Proteins from a single region of Mustela erminea isolate mMusErm1 chromosome X, mMusErm1.Pri, whole genome shotgun sequence:
- the SLC38A5 gene encoding sodium-coupled neutral amino acid transporter 5 isoform X1, whose product MELQDPKMNGALPADALGYRQEREGFLPSHPPAPGRKPVEFMDFEGKTSFGMSVFNLSNAIMGSGILGLAYAMAHTGVLFFLALLLCIALLSSYSIHLLLTCAGVVGIRAYEQLGQRALGPAGKVVVAAVICLHNVGAMSSYLFIIKSELPLVIGTFLDMDPEGGWFLKGNLLIIIVSVLIILPLALMRHLGYLGYTSGLSLTCMLFFLISVIYKKFQLGCAVGLNETAVESKNPPGLPIQGLNRSCEAQMFTVDSQMFYTVPIMAFAFVCHPEVLPIYTELCRPSKHRMQAVANVSIGAMFCMYGLTATFGYLTFYNSVEAEMLHMYSQQDLLILCVRLAVLLAVTLTVPVVLFPIRRALQQLLFPSRDFSWPRHVAIALILLVLVNVLVICVPTIRDIFGVIGSTSAPSLIFILPSIFYLRIVPSEVEPFCSWPKIQALCFGLLGVLFMAISLGFMFANWATGQSHVSGH is encoded by the exons ATGGAACTGCAGGATCCCAAGATGAACGGAGCCCTCCCTGCGGATGCCCTGGG CTACAGGCAGGAACGGGAAGGTTTCCTGCccagccatcctcctgctcctGGGAGGAAGCCAGTCGAGTTCATGGAT ttTGAGGGGAAGACGTCATTTGGAATGTCAGTGTTCAATCTCAGCAACGCCATCATGGGCAGTGGCATCCTGGGGCTGGCCTATGCCATGGCCCACACCGGGGTCCTCTTCTTCTT GGCCCTGCTGTTATGCATCGCACTTCTGTCTTCATACTCCATCCATCTCCTGCTGACCTGTGCTGGTGTTGTAG gCATCCGAGCCTATGAGCAGCTGGGACAGAGGGCGCTGGGGCCTGCGGGGAAGGTAGTGGTAGCGGCGGTCATCTGTCTGCACAATGTTGGGG CCATGTCCAGTTACCTGTTCATCATCAAATCCGAACTTCCCCTGGTTATCGGCACCTTCTTGGACATGGACCCCGAGGG GGGCTGGTTCTTGAAGGGAAACCTCCTCATCATCATTGTCAGTGTGTTAATCATCCTGCCACTGGCCCTCATGAGACACTTGG GCTACCTGGGGTATACCAGTGGTCTCTCTTTGACCTGTATGCTGTTTTTCCTCATTTCG gtCATCTACAAGAAGTTCCAGCTTGGCTGTGCTGTAGGTCTCAATGAAACGGCAGTGGAGAGCAAGAATCCCCCAGGCCTTCCCATCCAGGGTCTCAACAGGAGCTGTGAGGCCCAGATGTTCACTGTTGACTCCCAG ATGTTCTACACGGTGCCCATCATGGCTTTTGCCTTCGTCTGCCATCCCGAGGTGCTCCCCATCTACACAGAGCTCTGTCG GCCCTCCAAGCACAGAATGCAAGCGGTGGCCAATGTATCCATTGGGGCCATGTTCTGCATGTATGGGCTCACGGCGACCTTCGGATACCTCACCTTCTACA ATAGCGTGGAGGCGGAGATGCTGCACATGTACAGCCAGCAAGACCTGCTTATCCTCTGTGTGCGCCTGGCGGTACTGCTTGCGGTGACTCTCACTGTGCCGGTTGTGCTGTTCCCT ATCCGCCGGGCCCTGCAGCAGCTGCTCTTCCCAAGCAGAGACTTCAGCTGGCCACGACATGTGGCCATAGCCCTGATCCTGCTTGTCTTGGTCAATGTTCTTGTCATTTGCGTGCCGACCATCCGGGATATCTTTGGGGTTATTG GGTCCACCTCGGCCCCCAGCCTCATCTTCATCCTGCCTAGCATCTTCTACCTCCGCATCGTGCCATCTGAGGTGGAGCCCTTCTGCTCCTGGCCCAAGATCCAG GCTCTGTGTTTTGGTCTCCTGGGGGTCCTCTTCATGGCAATCAGTCTAGGCTTTATGTTTGCCAACTGGGCCACGGGCCAGAGCCATGTGTCTGGACACTGA
- the SLC38A5 gene encoding sodium-coupled neutral amino acid transporter 5 isoform X2, whose amino-acid sequence MELQDPKMNGALPADALGQEREGFLPSHPPAPGRKPVEFMDFEGKTSFGMSVFNLSNAIMGSGILGLAYAMAHTGVLFFLALLLCIALLSSYSIHLLLTCAGVVGIRAYEQLGQRALGPAGKVVVAAVICLHNVGAMSSYLFIIKSELPLVIGTFLDMDPEGGWFLKGNLLIIIVSVLIILPLALMRHLGYLGYTSGLSLTCMLFFLISVIYKKFQLGCAVGLNETAVESKNPPGLPIQGLNRSCEAQMFTVDSQMFYTVPIMAFAFVCHPEVLPIYTELCRPSKHRMQAVANVSIGAMFCMYGLTATFGYLTFYNSVEAEMLHMYSQQDLLILCVRLAVLLAVTLTVPVVLFPIRRALQQLLFPSRDFSWPRHVAIALILLVLVNVLVICVPTIRDIFGVIGSTSAPSLIFILPSIFYLRIVPSEVEPFCSWPKIQALCFGLLGVLFMAISLGFMFANWATGQSHVSGH is encoded by the exons ATGGAACTGCAGGATCCCAAGATGAACGGAGCCCTCCCTGCGGATGCCCTGGG GCAGGAACGGGAAGGTTTCCTGCccagccatcctcctgctcctGGGAGGAAGCCAGTCGAGTTCATGGAT ttTGAGGGGAAGACGTCATTTGGAATGTCAGTGTTCAATCTCAGCAACGCCATCATGGGCAGTGGCATCCTGGGGCTGGCCTATGCCATGGCCCACACCGGGGTCCTCTTCTTCTT GGCCCTGCTGTTATGCATCGCACTTCTGTCTTCATACTCCATCCATCTCCTGCTGACCTGTGCTGGTGTTGTAG gCATCCGAGCCTATGAGCAGCTGGGACAGAGGGCGCTGGGGCCTGCGGGGAAGGTAGTGGTAGCGGCGGTCATCTGTCTGCACAATGTTGGGG CCATGTCCAGTTACCTGTTCATCATCAAATCCGAACTTCCCCTGGTTATCGGCACCTTCTTGGACATGGACCCCGAGGG GGGCTGGTTCTTGAAGGGAAACCTCCTCATCATCATTGTCAGTGTGTTAATCATCCTGCCACTGGCCCTCATGAGACACTTGG GCTACCTGGGGTATACCAGTGGTCTCTCTTTGACCTGTATGCTGTTTTTCCTCATTTCG gtCATCTACAAGAAGTTCCAGCTTGGCTGTGCTGTAGGTCTCAATGAAACGGCAGTGGAGAGCAAGAATCCCCCAGGCCTTCCCATCCAGGGTCTCAACAGGAGCTGTGAGGCCCAGATGTTCACTGTTGACTCCCAG ATGTTCTACACGGTGCCCATCATGGCTTTTGCCTTCGTCTGCCATCCCGAGGTGCTCCCCATCTACACAGAGCTCTGTCG GCCCTCCAAGCACAGAATGCAAGCGGTGGCCAATGTATCCATTGGGGCCATGTTCTGCATGTATGGGCTCACGGCGACCTTCGGATACCTCACCTTCTACA ATAGCGTGGAGGCGGAGATGCTGCACATGTACAGCCAGCAAGACCTGCTTATCCTCTGTGTGCGCCTGGCGGTACTGCTTGCGGTGACTCTCACTGTGCCGGTTGTGCTGTTCCCT ATCCGCCGGGCCCTGCAGCAGCTGCTCTTCCCAAGCAGAGACTTCAGCTGGCCACGACATGTGGCCATAGCCCTGATCCTGCTTGTCTTGGTCAATGTTCTTGTCATTTGCGTGCCGACCATCCGGGATATCTTTGGGGTTATTG GGTCCACCTCGGCCCCCAGCCTCATCTTCATCCTGCCTAGCATCTTCTACCTCCGCATCGTGCCATCTGAGGTGGAGCCCTTCTGCTCCTGGCCCAAGATCCAG GCTCTGTGTTTTGGTCTCCTGGGGGTCCTCTTCATGGCAATCAGTCTAGGCTTTATGTTTGCCAACTGGGCCACGGGCCAGAGCCATGTGTCTGGACACTGA